A portion of the Stigmatella aurantiaca DW4/3-1 genome contains these proteins:
- a CDS encoding HEAT repeat domain-containing protein, with protein MAFFSQFRGFAVSHRWLVSSIAAVLLLGSGAAYWALAEKPIPAPEVEPAAPAAVNVPAPVQAGPGAGESPSERRTRTWSTGTQFVYTLAAEQSVTFGQQGASASPSLRLSLQGEVSMAVVGGQGDRLDAQFQIRSHRLTFEADGRDALDERSRPEMLAHLQAPFYVTFNRQGAALLAHFERDLDPVTQNFLRTLVASTQFVTPNVPKEAWPAQELDVTGLYAAQYRQVPGSRKYEKSKERYLKMTSPSGLQPLDPSVRITMDATASFLLGVEGWPESVSSREQVSVSSGEGMPTVRGEGQVQLTRTAVRSVPLLIGSLDARRQQLATTSLATQVFAPEDPKAELRRLVAGARLADLVGDLRKLPQDEKERGPATSQLMNRLRALFSLDPEEAARVPALLRGEKDRNTYSSLIGSLSAASTPEAVRALGQVVTDEQMPVPVRVDAAAGLGVVEKPTQEGLSALRQLTQSGEEDLRNTATLALGNAARNLETQKDPSAGAVLRELTNAVAAAPTPEARALQLRALANSAHPLALPTIREALRDPSPVVREAAVEALRLIPDPAADQMLAASMLEDPIPEVRRAAIFASSFRPLMPLMPALERTLRTDTVGAVRIEVVRLLGSNLLQLPGAGPLLSWAGQNDPNGDVRHTALAFLARQSPPEPRP; from the coding sequence GTGGCTTTCTTCTCGCAGTTCCGAGGTTTCGCTGTGTCCCACCGCTGGCTTGTGAGCTCCATCGCCGCCGTTCTTCTCCTGGGCTCTGGGGCTGCTTACTGGGCTCTGGCGGAGAAGCCCATTCCCGCTCCCGAGGTAGAGCCCGCTGCTCCGGCCGCGGTGAATGTTCCCGCGCCCGTGCAGGCGGGGCCGGGGGCCGGGGAAAGCCCTTCTGAGCGGCGCACGCGGACCTGGTCCACGGGCACTCAGTTTGTCTACACGCTGGCCGCCGAGCAATCGGTCACCTTTGGACAGCAAGGCGCGAGTGCGTCTCCCTCCCTGCGTTTGTCCCTCCAGGGCGAGGTGTCCATGGCGGTGGTCGGCGGCCAGGGCGACCGTCTGGACGCGCAGTTCCAGATTCGTTCGCACCGGCTCACCTTCGAGGCAGATGGGCGGGACGCGCTCGACGAGCGGTCGCGCCCGGAGATGCTGGCGCACCTTCAGGCGCCCTTCTATGTGACGTTCAACCGCCAGGGCGCGGCCCTGCTGGCACACTTCGAGCGGGATCTCGATCCGGTGACGCAGAACTTCCTGCGCACGCTGGTGGCCTCCACCCAGTTCGTCACGCCCAACGTGCCCAAGGAGGCATGGCCGGCGCAGGAACTGGATGTCACCGGCCTGTATGCCGCCCAGTACCGCCAGGTGCCGGGTTCGCGGAAGTACGAGAAGTCCAAGGAGCGCTACCTCAAGATGACGTCGCCCAGCGGCCTGCAACCCCTGGATCCCAGCGTGCGCATCACCATGGACGCCACGGCCTCGTTCCTTCTGGGCGTCGAGGGTTGGCCCGAGTCGGTGTCGAGCCGCGAGCAGGTGTCGGTCAGCTCCGGCGAGGGGATGCCCACGGTGCGCGGAGAGGGACAGGTGCAGTTGACCCGGACCGCGGTGCGCAGCGTGCCGTTGCTCATTGGCTCGCTGGATGCGCGGCGGCAGCAGTTGGCCACCACGTCACTGGCCACGCAGGTGTTCGCGCCCGAGGACCCCAAGGCGGAGCTTCGGCGGCTGGTGGCCGGAGCGCGCTTGGCGGACCTCGTTGGGGACTTGCGCAAGCTGCCTCAGGACGAAAAGGAGCGGGGGCCCGCGACCTCTCAGCTCATGAACCGGCTGCGCGCCCTCTTCTCGCTGGATCCCGAGGAGGCCGCCCGGGTGCCCGCGCTCCTGCGGGGCGAGAAGGACCGCAACACGTACAGCAGCCTCATCGGCTCGCTCTCCGCCGCCAGCACGCCGGAGGCCGTCCGGGCCCTCGGACAAGTGGTCACCGATGAGCAGATGCCCGTGCCGGTGCGGGTGGACGCCGCGGCGGGGCTGGGGGTGGTGGAGAAGCCCACGCAGGAAGGGCTCTCGGCGCTGCGTCAGCTCACCCAGAGTGGCGAGGAGGATCTGCGCAACACGGCCACGCTCGCATTGGGCAATGCCGCGCGGAACCTGGAGACCCAGAAGGACCCCTCGGCGGGCGCGGTGCTGCGCGAGCTGACGAATGCCGTGGCCGCCGCGCCCACCCCCGAGGCGCGCGCCCTCCAGCTCCGGGCCCTGGCCAACAGCGCGCACCCGCTGGCGCTGCCCACCATCCGGGAGGCGCTGAGAGATCCCTCGCCCGTGGTGCGCGAGGCCGCCGTGGAGGCGCTGCGCCTCATTCCGGATCCCGCCGCCGACCAGATGCTCGCGGCGAGCATGTTGGAGGATCCCATTCCCGAGGTGCGCCGAGCGGCCATCTTCGCGAGCAGCTTCCGGCCCTTGATGCCCCTGATGCCCGCCCTGGAGCGGACCCTGCGCACCGACACCGTGGGCGCGGTGCGCATCGAGGTGGTGCGCTTGTTGGGCTCGAACCTCTTGCAACTGCCCGGCGCCGGTCCCCTGCTGTCCTGGGCGGGCCAGAACGATCCCAATGGAGATGTGCGCCACACGGCGCTCGCCTTTCTCGCGCGCCAGTC
- a CDS encoding PQQ-dependent sugar dehydrogenase: MTHKTLFVFPAAICLTACAHAPSPSPPPAEAPGARAPALPAPDTRHDVKRYSKVIGWREGQTPVAPPGFQVTRFADRLRNPRWIYVLPNKDILVAEASSEFKSDEDKKEAQRTGKTESQNLGNSANQITLFRDADGDGTPEVREVFLSRLHQPLGMLLLNDQFYVANTDGLWRYPYKTGQTTLQTQGEKLLDLPAGGYNNHWTRNLLANAEGSRIYVSVGSASNIGENGLDEEKRRANILEIHPDGSQERIYASGLRNPVGMGWAPGTQTLWTVVNERDNLGDNLVPDYLTHVQEGGFYGWPYAYFGPNEDPRLAGQQPDLVKKTLVPDVPLGAHTASLGLAFYDQKAFPAKYHGGAFIGQHGSWNRSELSGYKVVFVPFQNGKPSGPPEDFLTGFISNLEKAQVHGRPVGIAVLPDGALLVADDASNTVWRVTHKP, from the coding sequence ATGACGCACAAAACCTTGTTTGTTTTCCCAGCAGCGATCTGCCTGACGGCGTGTGCCCACGCCCCTTCCCCCTCCCCGCCTCCCGCCGAGGCGCCCGGGGCCCGCGCGCCCGCGCTCCCCGCTCCCGACACCCGCCATGACGTCAAGCGCTACAGCAAGGTCATCGGCTGGCGCGAAGGACAGACACCGGTGGCCCCCCCTGGCTTCCAGGTGACCCGCTTCGCGGACAGGCTGCGCAACCCACGTTGGATCTATGTCTTGCCCAACAAAGACATCCTGGTCGCGGAGGCAAGCTCCGAGTTCAAGAGTGACGAGGACAAAAAAGAAGCACAGCGGACCGGAAAGACCGAGTCGCAGAACCTCGGCAACAGCGCGAATCAAATCACCCTCTTCCGGGACGCGGACGGCGACGGGACCCCCGAGGTGCGGGAAGTTTTCCTCTCACGGCTCCACCAGCCCCTGGGCATGTTGCTTTTGAATGACCAGTTCTACGTCGCCAACACGGATGGGCTCTGGCGCTATCCTTACAAGACAGGACAAACCACCTTGCAAACACAAGGTGAGAAGCTCCTGGACTTGCCCGCCGGTGGCTATAACAACCACTGGACGCGCAACCTGCTCGCGAATGCGGAAGGCTCGCGGATCTATGTCTCCGTGGGCTCGGCCAGCAACATTGGCGAGAATGGGCTGGATGAGGAGAAGCGCCGCGCGAACATCCTGGAGATTCACCCTGACGGCAGCCAGGAGCGCATCTACGCCAGCGGCTTGCGAAACCCCGTGGGCATGGGTTGGGCGCCCGGAACCCAGACCCTGTGGACCGTGGTCAACGAGCGGGACAACCTGGGCGACAACCTGGTCCCCGATTACCTGACCCATGTTCAAGAGGGGGGCTTCTACGGCTGGCCCTACGCGTACTTTGGTCCCAACGAGGATCCCCGGCTCGCCGGCCAGCAGCCAGACCTGGTGAAGAAGACCCTGGTGCCGGATGTGCCGCTCGGCGCTCACACCGCGTCGCTCGGCCTGGCCTTCTATGACCAGAAGGCCTTTCCCGCGAAGTACCACGGCGGCGCATTCATCGGCCAGCATGGCTCGTGGAACCGCTCCGAACTGTCGGGGTACAAGGTTGTCTTTGTTCCCTTCCAGAACGGCAAGCCCAGCGGTCCACCCGAGGACTTCCTGACGGGGTTCATCTCGAACCTCGAGAAGGCCCAGGTGCATGGCCGGCCGGTGGGAATCGCCGTGTTGCCCGATGGCGCCCTGCTGGTGGCGGACGATGCAAGCAACACCGTCTGGCGGGTGACCCACAAGCCGTAA
- a CDS encoding choice-of-anchor A family protein — MHSGAKVLLLAATGLLSWAGCGAADVEGVGPRFRESLLGAAAGPSECIEVRLGEYNVFLLEDYTFGTDVEGRVAAGGNIAMNHFSVGRKVPESLQAQSVVAGGDLLLSNGAVWGNAWHGGLYTPRSSVTFAGGTALQGTPIDFTARSAELRGLSVRLAALPANATVAIEPWGGIQLLGTEPDVNVFEVPASAFHGAKVLAIDAPAGSLAVINIRGSSATFRGFGLSLSGGIDSRDVLYHFVDTWLLDAEGYGFAGTVLAPRAHITFFQGSFHGGIYARSLTGNASGHLHALRDRDLCP, encoded by the coding sequence ATGCACTCAGGCGCCAAGGTCCTGTTGCTTGCAGCCACCGGGCTTCTGTCGTGGGCGGGCTGCGGTGCGGCGGACGTCGAGGGGGTGGGGCCACGGTTTCGCGAGTCTTTGCTTGGCGCCGCCGCGGGCCCGTCGGAATGCATCGAGGTCCGCCTCGGCGAGTACAACGTCTTCCTGCTCGAGGACTACACGTTTGGCACCGACGTGGAAGGCAGGGTGGCCGCGGGTGGCAACATTGCGATGAACCACTTCTCGGTGGGCAGGAAGGTACCGGAAAGCCTACAGGCCCAGAGTGTGGTGGCCGGCGGCGACCTGCTCCTGTCCAACGGCGCGGTCTGGGGCAATGCGTGGCATGGGGGCTTGTACACCCCCCGTTCGAGCGTGACGTTCGCCGGGGGCACTGCCTTACAAGGGACTCCCATCGACTTCACCGCCCGCAGCGCCGAGTTGCGCGGGCTGTCCGTCCGGCTCGCCGCGCTGCCAGCGAATGCGACGGTGGCCATCGAGCCTTGGGGGGGCATCCAACTGCTCGGCACGGAGCCGGACGTGAATGTCTTCGAGGTGCCCGCGAGCGCCTTCCATGGCGCCAAGGTGCTGGCCATCGATGCTCCGGCGGGTTCCCTGGCGGTCATCAACATCCGAGGCAGCTCGGCCACGTTCAGGGGCTTCGGCCTCTCGTTGAGCGGCGGCATCGACTCGCGAGACGTGCTCTACCACTTCGTGGACACGTGGTTGCTCGATGCCGAGGGGTATGGCTTTGCGGGGACGGTGCTCGCCCCCCGGGCCCACATCACCTTCTTCCAGGGGAGCTTCCATGGGGGGATTTATGCCCGGTCGCTGACGGGCAACGCCTCGGGCCACCTCCATGCGTTGCGCGACCGCGATCTCTGTCCGTAG